The Mastomys coucha isolate ucsf_1 unplaced genomic scaffold, UCSF_Mcou_1 pScaffold13, whole genome shotgun sequence genome has a window encoding:
- the Pcdh1 gene encoding protocadherin-1 isoform X5 produces MGPLRPSPGPGRQRLLLPPSLLALLLLLAPSASHITRVVYKVPEEQPPNTLIGSLAADYGLPDVGHLYKLEVGAPYLRVDGKTGDIFTTETSIDREGLRECQNQIPGNPCILEFEVSITDLVQNGSPRLIEGQIEVQDINDNTPNFASPVITLAIPENTNIGSLFPIPLATDRDAGTNGVASYELQAGPEAQELFGLQVAEDQEEKQPQLIVMGNLDRERWDSYDLTIKVQDGGSPPRASSALLRVTVLDTNDNAPKFERPTYEAELSENSPIGHSVIQVKANDSDQGANAEIDYTFHQAPEVVRRLLRLDRNTGLITVQGPVDREDLSTLRFSVLAKDRGANPKSARAQVVVTVKDMNDNAPTIEIRGIGLVTHQDGMANISEDVAEETAVALVQVSDRDEGENAAVTCVVAGDVPFQLRQASETGSDSKKKYFLQTTTPLDYEKVKDYTIEIVAVDSGNPPLSSTNSLKVQVVDINDNAPVFTQSFTEVAFPENNKPGEVVAEVTASDADSGSNAELVYSLEPEPAAQGLFTISPESGEIRVKTSLDREQRDSYELKVVAADRGSPSLQGTATVLVNVLDCNDNDPKFMLSGYNFSVMENMPALSPVGMVTVIDGDKGENARVQLSVEQDNGDFVIQNGTGTILSSLSFDREQQSTYTFQLKAVDGGVPPRSAYVGVTINVLDENDNAPFITAPSNTSHRLLTPQTRLGETVSQVTAEDIDSGINAELTYSIAGGNPYGLFQIGSHSGAITLEKEIERRHHGLHRLVVKVSDRGKPPRYGTALVHLYVNETLANRTLLETLLVHSLDTPLDIDIAGDPEYERSKQRGNILFGVVAGVVAVALLIALAVLVRYCRQREAKSGYQAGKKETKDLYAPKPSGKAAKGSKSKGKKSKSPKPVKPVEDEDDTGLQKSLKFNLMSDAPGDSPRIHLPLNYPPGSPDLGRHYRSNSPLPSIQLQPQSPSASKKHQVVQDLPPANTFVGTGDTTSTGSEQYSDYSYRTNPPKYPSKQVGQPFRLSTPQPPPHPYHGAIWTEVWE; encoded by the exons ATGGGGCCTCTGAGGCCCAGCCCAGGGCCTGGGAGGCAGCGATTGCTGCTGCCTCCCTCACTGCTGGCACTGCTGCTCCTATTGGCTCCATCTGCCAGCCATATCACCCGGGTAGTGTACAAGGTACCAGAGGAACAGCCACCCAACACCCTCATTGGGAGCCTTGCCGCTGATTACGGTTTGCCAGACGTGGGTCATCTGTATAAACTAGAGGTAGGTGCTCCGTATCTTCGAGTGGATGGCAAGACTGGAGACATTTTCACCACAGAGACCTCCATTGATCGAGAGGGCCTCCGTGAATGCCAGAACCAGATCCCCGGGAATCCCTGTATCCTGGAGTTTGAAGTGTCAATCACGGACCTCGTGCAGAACGGCAGCCCCCGACTGATAGAGGGCCAGATAGAGGTGCAAGACATCAATGACAACACGCCGAACTTTGCCTCACCAGTCATCACCCTGGCTATCCCCGAGAACACCAACATCGGCTCGCTCTTCCCCATCCCACTGGCCACCGACCGTGACGCTGGCACCAATGGCGTAGCGTCCTATGAGCTGCAGGCTGGGCCTGAGGCCCAGGAGCTGTTTGGACTGCAGGTGGCCGAGGACCAGGAGGAGAAGCAGCCGCAGCTCATTGTCATGGGCAACCTGGACCGTGAACGTTGGGACTCCTACGACCTCACCATCAAGGTACAGGACGGTGGCAGTCCTCCACGTGCCAGCAGCGCCCTGCTTCGTGTCACCGTGCTTGATACAAACGACAACGCTCCCAAGTTCGAACGGCCTACCTACGAAGCCGAGCTGTCTGAGAACAGTCCCATTGGCCACTCGGTCATCCAG GTGAAAGCTAATGACTCGGACCAAGGTGCCAATGCGGAGATTGACTATACGTTCCACCAGGCACCTGAGGTTGTCAGGCGCCTTTTGCGACTAGACCGAAACACTGGACTTATCACCGTCCAGGGCCCCGTGGATCGTGAGGATCTAAGCACTCTGCGTTTCTCAGTGCTCGCCAAGGACCGAGGTGCCAACCCCAAGAGTGCCCGTGCCCAGGTAGTTGTGACTGTGAAAGACATGAATGACAATGCCCCAACCATAGAGATCCGAGGCATAGGGCTAGTGACTCATCAAGATGGAATGGCTAACATATCAGAGGACGTGGCAGAAGAGACTGCCGTGGCCTTGGTGCAGGTGTCTGATAGAGACGAGGGAGAGAACGCAGCCGTCACCTGTGTTGTGGCAGGTGATGTGCCCTTCCAGCTACGCCAGGCCAGCGAGACAGGCAGTGACAGcaagaaaaagtattttctgCAGACCACCACCCCTCTTGACTACGAGAAAGTCAAAGACTACACCATCGAGATCGTGGCGGTGGACTCCGGCAACCCTCCACTCTCTAGCACCAACTCCCTCAAGGTACAGGTGGTAGACATCAATGACAACGCCCCCGTCTTCACCCAGAGCTTCACTGAAGTTGCCTTCCCAGAAAACAACAAGCCCGGTGAAGTGGTGGCCGAGGTCACGGCCAGTGATGCTGACTCTGGCTCTAACGCAGAGCTGGTGTACTCTCTGGAACCCGAGCCAGCTGCCCAAGGGCTCTTCACTATCTCACCAGAGAGTGGAGAGATCCGGGTGAAGACATCGCTGGATCGGGAACAGAGAGACAGCTACGAACTGAAGGTGGTTGCGGCCGACAGAGGCAGTCCCAGCCTCCAGGGCACAGCCACGGTCCTTGTCAATGTGCTTGACTGTAATGACAATGACCCCAAATTTATGCTAAGTGGCTACAACTTCTCAGTGATGGAGAACATGCCAGCGCTGAGTCCAGTGGGTATGGTGACCGTCATTGATGGAGACAAGGGGGAGAATGCCCGGGTGCAGCTCTCGGTAGAGCAGGACAATGGTGACTTTGTTATCCAGAATGGCACGGGCACCATCTTATCCAGTTTGAGCTTTGATCGGGAGCAACAGAGTACCTACACCTTTCAACTGAAGGCCGTAGATGGCGGTGTCCCACCTCGTTCGGCGTACGTCGGCGTCACCATCAATGTGCTGGATGAGAACGACAACGCACCCTTTATCACCGCCCCCTCCAACACATCTCACCGACTGCTGACCCCGCAGACACGTCTTGGTGAGACAGTCAGCCAGGTGACAGCGGAGGACATTGACTCTGGTATCAATGCTGAGCTGACCTATAGCATTGCCGGTGGCAACCCTTATGGGCTCTTCCAGATTGGATCACATTCAGGGGCCATCACACTGGAGAAGGAAATTGAACGGCGCCACCACGGGTTACACCGCCTGGTGGTGAAGGTCAGCGACCGTGGCAAGCCCCCTCGCTACGGCACAGCCTTGGTCCACCTTTATGTCAATGAGACCTTAGCCAACCGCACGCTGCTAGAGACCCTCCTCGTCCATAGCCTGGACACGCCCCTAGATATTGACATCGCTGGGGATCCAGAGTACGAGCGTTCCAAGCAGCGTGGCAACATTCTCTTTGGGGTTGTAGCCGGTGTGGTGGCCGTCGCCTTACTCATCGCCCTGGCAGTACTCGTGCGCTACTGCCGGCAGCGGGAGGCCAAGAGTGGTTACCAGGCTGGGAAGAAGGAGACTAAAGATCTGTACGCCCCCAAGCCCAGTGGCAAAGCTGCTAAGGGAAGCAAGAGCAAGGGGAAGAAAAGCAAGTCCCCGAAACCTGTGAAGCCAGTGGAGGATGAAGATGACACTGGGCTGCAGAAGTCCCTCAAGTTCAACCTAATGAGCGATGCCCCCGGGGACAGTCCCCGAATCCACCTACCCCTCAACTACCCACCAGGCAGCCCCGACTTGGGCCGCCATTACCGCTCTAACTCCCCACTGCCTTCTATCCAGCTGCAACCCCAGTCACCCTCGGCCTCCAAGAAGCACCAGGTGGTGCAGGACCTGCCGCCTGCAAACACATTTGTGGGCACTGGGGACACCACGTCCACGGGCTCCGAGCAGTACTCCGACTACAGCTATCGCACCAACCCCCCCAAATACCCCAGCAAGCAGGTAGGCCAGCCCTTTCGGCTTAGCAcgccccagcccccaccccacccctaccatgGGGCCATCTGGACCGAGGTGTGGGAGTGA
- the Pcdh1 gene encoding protocadherin-1 isoform X4 encodes MRRRKTVLLILEPARMGPLRPSPGPGRQRLLLPPSLLALLLLLAPSASHITRVVYKVPEEQPPNTLIGSLAADYGLPDVGHLYKLEVGAPYLRVDGKTGDIFTTETSIDREGLRECQNQIPGNPCILEFEVSITDLVQNGSPRLIEGQIEVQDINDNTPNFASPVITLAIPENTNIGSLFPIPLATDRDAGTNGVASYELQAGPEAQELFGLQVAEDQEEKQPQLIVMGNLDRERWDSYDLTIKVQDGGSPPRASSALLRVTVLDTNDNAPKFERPTYEAELSENSPIGHSVIQVKANDSDQGANAEIDYTFHQAPEVVRRLLRLDRNTGLITVQGPVDREDLSTLRFSVLAKDRGANPKSARAQVVVTVKDMNDNAPTIEIRGIGLVTHQDGMANISEDVAEETAVALVQVSDRDEGENAAVTCVVAGDVPFQLRQASETGSDSKKKYFLQTTTPLDYEKVKDYTIEIVAVDSGNPPLSSTNSLKVQVVDINDNAPVFTQSFTEVAFPENNKPGEVVAEVTASDADSGSNAELVYSLEPEPAAQGLFTISPESGEIRVKTSLDREQRDSYELKVVAADRGSPSLQGTATVLVNVLDCNDNDPKFMLSGYNFSVMENMPALSPVGMVTVIDGDKGENARVQLSVEQDNGDFVIQNGTGTILSSLSFDREQQSTYTFQLKAVDGGVPPRSAYVGVTINVLDENDNAPFITAPSNTSHRLLTPQTRLGETVSQVTAEDIDSGINAELTYSIAGGNPYGLFQIGSHSGAITLEKEIERRHHGLHRLVVKVSDRGKPPRYGTALVHLYVNETLANRTLLETLLVHSLDTPLDIDIAGDPEYERSKQRGNILFGVVAGVVAVALLIALAVLVRYCRQREAKSGYQAGKKETKDLYAPKPSGKAAKGSKSKGKKSKSPKPVKPVEDEDDTGLQKSLKFNLMSDAPGDSPRIHLPLNYPPGSPDLGRHYRSNSPLPSIQLQPQSPSASKKHQVVQDLPPANTFVGTGDTTSTGSEQYSDYSYRTNPPKYPSKQVGQPFRLSTPQPPPHPYHGAIWTEVWE; translated from the exons TTCTCCTGATTCTGGAGCCTGCCAGGATGGGGCCTCTGAGGCCCAGCCCAGGGCCTGGGAGGCAGCGATTGCTGCTGCCTCCCTCACTGCTGGCACTGCTGCTCCTATTGGCTCCATCTGCCAGCCATATCACCCGGGTAGTGTACAAGGTACCAGAGGAACAGCCACCCAACACCCTCATTGGGAGCCTTGCCGCTGATTACGGTTTGCCAGACGTGGGTCATCTGTATAAACTAGAGGTAGGTGCTCCGTATCTTCGAGTGGATGGCAAGACTGGAGACATTTTCACCACAGAGACCTCCATTGATCGAGAGGGCCTCCGTGAATGCCAGAACCAGATCCCCGGGAATCCCTGTATCCTGGAGTTTGAAGTGTCAATCACGGACCTCGTGCAGAACGGCAGCCCCCGACTGATAGAGGGCCAGATAGAGGTGCAAGACATCAATGACAACACGCCGAACTTTGCCTCACCAGTCATCACCCTGGCTATCCCCGAGAACACCAACATCGGCTCGCTCTTCCCCATCCCACTGGCCACCGACCGTGACGCTGGCACCAATGGCGTAGCGTCCTATGAGCTGCAGGCTGGGCCTGAGGCCCAGGAGCTGTTTGGACTGCAGGTGGCCGAGGACCAGGAGGAGAAGCAGCCGCAGCTCATTGTCATGGGCAACCTGGACCGTGAACGTTGGGACTCCTACGACCTCACCATCAAGGTACAGGACGGTGGCAGTCCTCCACGTGCCAGCAGCGCCCTGCTTCGTGTCACCGTGCTTGATACAAACGACAACGCTCCCAAGTTCGAACGGCCTACCTACGAAGCCGAGCTGTCTGAGAACAGTCCCATTGGCCACTCGGTCATCCAG GTGAAAGCTAATGACTCGGACCAAGGTGCCAATGCGGAGATTGACTATACGTTCCACCAGGCACCTGAGGTTGTCAGGCGCCTTTTGCGACTAGACCGAAACACTGGACTTATCACCGTCCAGGGCCCCGTGGATCGTGAGGATCTAAGCACTCTGCGTTTCTCAGTGCTCGCCAAGGACCGAGGTGCCAACCCCAAGAGTGCCCGTGCCCAGGTAGTTGTGACTGTGAAAGACATGAATGACAATGCCCCAACCATAGAGATCCGAGGCATAGGGCTAGTGACTCATCAAGATGGAATGGCTAACATATCAGAGGACGTGGCAGAAGAGACTGCCGTGGCCTTGGTGCAGGTGTCTGATAGAGACGAGGGAGAGAACGCAGCCGTCACCTGTGTTGTGGCAGGTGATGTGCCCTTCCAGCTACGCCAGGCCAGCGAGACAGGCAGTGACAGcaagaaaaagtattttctgCAGACCACCACCCCTCTTGACTACGAGAAAGTCAAAGACTACACCATCGAGATCGTGGCGGTGGACTCCGGCAACCCTCCACTCTCTAGCACCAACTCCCTCAAGGTACAGGTGGTAGACATCAATGACAACGCCCCCGTCTTCACCCAGAGCTTCACTGAAGTTGCCTTCCCAGAAAACAACAAGCCCGGTGAAGTGGTGGCCGAGGTCACGGCCAGTGATGCTGACTCTGGCTCTAACGCAGAGCTGGTGTACTCTCTGGAACCCGAGCCAGCTGCCCAAGGGCTCTTCACTATCTCACCAGAGAGTGGAGAGATCCGGGTGAAGACATCGCTGGATCGGGAACAGAGAGACAGCTACGAACTGAAGGTGGTTGCGGCCGACAGAGGCAGTCCCAGCCTCCAGGGCACAGCCACGGTCCTTGTCAATGTGCTTGACTGTAATGACAATGACCCCAAATTTATGCTAAGTGGCTACAACTTCTCAGTGATGGAGAACATGCCAGCGCTGAGTCCAGTGGGTATGGTGACCGTCATTGATGGAGACAAGGGGGAGAATGCCCGGGTGCAGCTCTCGGTAGAGCAGGACAATGGTGACTTTGTTATCCAGAATGGCACGGGCACCATCTTATCCAGTTTGAGCTTTGATCGGGAGCAACAGAGTACCTACACCTTTCAACTGAAGGCCGTAGATGGCGGTGTCCCACCTCGTTCGGCGTACGTCGGCGTCACCATCAATGTGCTGGATGAGAACGACAACGCACCCTTTATCACCGCCCCCTCCAACACATCTCACCGACTGCTGACCCCGCAGACACGTCTTGGTGAGACAGTCAGCCAGGTGACAGCGGAGGACATTGACTCTGGTATCAATGCTGAGCTGACCTATAGCATTGCCGGTGGCAACCCTTATGGGCTCTTCCAGATTGGATCACATTCAGGGGCCATCACACTGGAGAAGGAAATTGAACGGCGCCACCACGGGTTACACCGCCTGGTGGTGAAGGTCAGCGACCGTGGCAAGCCCCCTCGCTACGGCACAGCCTTGGTCCACCTTTATGTCAATGAGACCTTAGCCAACCGCACGCTGCTAGAGACCCTCCTCGTCCATAGCCTGGACACGCCCCTAGATATTGACATCGCTGGGGATCCAGAGTACGAGCGTTCCAAGCAGCGTGGCAACATTCTCTTTGGGGTTGTAGCCGGTGTGGTGGCCGTCGCCTTACTCATCGCCCTGGCAGTACTCGTGCGCTACTGCCGGCAGCGGGAGGCCAAGAGTGGTTACCAGGCTGGGAAGAAGGAGACTAAAGATCTGTACGCCCCCAAGCCCAGTGGCAAAGCTGCTAAGGGAAGCAAGAGCAAGGGGAAGAAAAGCAAGTCCCCGAAACCTGTGAAGCCAGTGGAGGATGAAGATGACACTGGGCTGCAGAAGTCCCTCAAGTTCAACCTAATGAGCGATGCCCCCGGGGACAGTCCCCGAATCCACCTACCCCTCAACTACCCACCAGGCAGCCCCGACTTGGGCCGCCATTACCGCTCTAACTCCCCACTGCCTTCTATCCAGCTGCAACCCCAGTCACCCTCGGCCTCCAAGAAGCACCAGGTGGTGCAGGACCTGCCGCCTGCAAACACATTTGTGGGCACTGGGGACACCACGTCCACGGGCTCCGAGCAGTACTCCGACTACAGCTATCGCACCAACCCCCCCAAATACCCCAGCAAGCAGGTAGGCCAGCCCTTTCGGCTTAGCAcgccccagcccccaccccacccctaccatgGGGCCATCTGGACCGAGGTGTGGGAGTGA